In Panacibacter microcysteis, the genomic stretch TAACAGCACACGGTGAGGGATAATTTACTTTGAAGAATTATTCATCACAAAAAAAATTGCTGTTATGTTACACTCAATGTTAAAAGCAGCCCGGTTTGCCTGGGTATTCGCTTTATATGCAATCTGTTCTATTGTAAAGGTATATGCCGGTGGCGATCAGTTTGAAGTCCATCTTAACGGCAAACTGGTTTCAAAGCAATTTGTCATCAACGGGTACCGTGCATTAACCGTGCAGCTTAGCGAATCTGACCGAAATGGAGATTTGACCATATTATATAGCCACTGCGGTGAAAAAGGCACGAACAGGGTTGTGTTTTTGAAAGATGAAAAAGGCAATATAATCCGACAATGGCGCTTTGCCGATAATTCGTCCAGATTAATGCATGTACCCGTGAAGGAACTAATGAGCACATTAAAAACAGGTAGCACTTTAGTATTAAGTTACGCTGCAGGGGAAACGAAAACCGAGCGATTACTGGTGAAGATAAGCGTCATTAACCAGCGAAACGCAGTTGTTCATCGTTTACATTTTCCTGCACTCGCCTATGCATCCCTCAAAATCATCAATTACTTGGTGTAAGCAATAGATAAGTTTTTCACGGCCGCTGCTACGCAGCGGCCTTATTTATTGGTAATGATCTCTGCAGGTGTTAGCAACGGCCTTCAGGTTACAAAGCTAGTTGCCGGTGCTTACCCTGGCAATACCGTCTTAAGTGTATTCTTTAAAAAGTTTCGGTTTCTTTATTTCCCTGCGCAGATATTTACAATACAAGTGCAGTTACACCTTCCCCACCTGTTACAGTATCGTCCACACCGGGCCTACCCAAAATATTACCAGTTAAAAGTGATATCCTGCTCTATGTCTGGGTGAATACTTTTTGCCACCGGGCATGTTTTTGCGGCATTTTCAAGAATTGTTTTCTGTTTGTCATCAAGCCGGAGGTGTTGCGGAAAATGAAAAGATACCTTTATACCACCAACCCTGCGTGGCTCACTTTTCATAATTTTTGTAATGTCAATTTTTGTGTCAGTAAGATCAACCTGCATGTCACGTGCTTTAATACCCATAATCGTGACCATACAATTCCCCAGTGAAGTTGCAAGCAAATCAGTTGGAGAAAAGCGTTCACCTTTGCCCTGGTTATCAACAGGCGCATCGGTTTCAATGGCAGTGCCGCTTTGCAGGTGAACAGCCTCTGTTCTTAACGCCCCTTTATAAATAATTTGAGAAGTCATATTTTTAAATTTGCCTAAATTTACGAGCAACAAATATAATTCATAGTGAAGAAGATATATTTTCTGATAGTTCTGAGCGCTCTTACGGCTACTGGCTTTGGTCAAACAACAACAGGAAAGGAATTGAGCGAAAGAGAAAAGAAGAAACAGGAACGAAAAGAAAAAATAAACAGGCTGATTAAGGAGGAAGAAGAAGGGGCACTCGTTTATTCAAAACAATCAGCTTTTGGTTTCAAATTAAATACTGATGGCTGGGGCGTTCTGTACGAGCATGGAAAATACAAAACCATCACTACAACAAACATCTGGTGGCTCGAATTTGGCGAACGCAAAAGCCCCAAAGAAGAAAGAATAACACGTATTATCGGCGATTTTGGACTTCTCGGTAATCCATACATTTTCGGTAAACAGAATAATTTTTATTACCTCAAATTAGGCCTGGGTCAGCAGAAACTCATCGGCGGCAAGGGAAATAAAAATGGTGTGGCCGTCTCAGCCATCTACGGCGGCGGTTTAAGTCTCGGCTATTTAAAGCCATATTTTCTAAATGTGCAGGATGTAGACAATGTAAACCGCGATATTAAATACCCAGGTTCAGACAGTGCTACCCAGGCGCTTTTTCTCGATCCTGCAGCCATCAATGGTTCCAGCGGTTTCACCAAAGGTTTTGGAGACGGTAAGTTTGTACCCGGTGCGCAGGCACGCTTTGCCTTACGCTTCGACTATGGTCGCTTCAACGAGTTTCTTTCCGCAATCGAGGTGGGCATAAATGGCGAGTTCTACACTAAAACAATGCCCATTATGATCAACAACCCGGAAAAGCGCTTCTTCTTCAACGGTTATGTAGCTATTGAATTTGGTAGCAGAAAGTAACCTAATTTTGCAGCCTGAATATCCGGTGTTATTTCAGTCGGTCCCGCAATCATTATCGCAGTAAATTTTGTTACCAGCTAATGTTTTCATGGCATCGCCTGTTGTGTCACTCACTTGTACTGCAAAGCACTGCGCAGCTGCAGGGCGCGGTTACAGGCTCATTAATTATTCTTAAACTTACTATCCAGATAAAGTATAACATAAGATGCAGGAATTACCCATTGTGCAGAAAGTAAAAAAGCCAGACTGGCTTCGTGTAAAGTTACCCATTGGTGAAAGCTACAAACATGTACGCAACCTTGTAGATACACATAAACTACATACCATTTGCGAAAGCGGCAATTGCCCCAATATGGGAGAATGCTGGGGGGCAGGCACAGCCACATTCATGATACTCGGTAATGTTTGTACACGCAGTTGCGGTTTTTGTGCCGTAGCCACCGGTCGCCCTGATGCAGTAGATTGGGACGAGCCGCAACGTGTTGCGGAAGCCATCCACCTGATGAAAGTCAAACATGCAGTAATAACAAGTGTAGACAGGGATGAAATAAAAGACGGTGGTTCAGTTATCTGGTACAATACCATTAAAGCCGTAAAGGCATTAAACCCGGATACGACCCTGGAAACCCTTA encodes the following:
- a CDS encoding OsmC family protein produces the protein MTSQIIYKGALRTEAVHLQSGTAIETDAPVDNQGKGERFSPTDLLATSLGNCMVTIMGIKARDMQVDLTDTKIDITKIMKSEPRRVGGIKVSFHFPQHLRLDDKQKTILENAAKTCPVAKSIHPDIEQDITFNW